Proteins encoded by one window of Chondromyces crocatus:
- a CDS encoding PAS domain-containing protein, whose product MTSSPLPLTATQDEASSIAERIAQLEASMLPIRREIDRLKHLASLIPANIYIMDFKQLNAVYSNRELSALFDYTAEELRRMGTALVPTLVHPDDLTRYSAHLERLTQIEDGEVLKLDYRIRLRSGEYRWLRTFEQVFSRNPDRSVHQILGVGIDLTEERQAEVERAYLREELLHAQTAALQEIGTPLVPITSGVIAMPLIGSIDEQRAARILDVLLDGIAERRARMALLDVTGAKDVDARLAATILKVARAASLLGAEVVVTGIQPEMARILVQEGANLGQLKACATLQEGITLALSRAAG is encoded by the coding sequence ATGACGTCGAGTCCACTCCCACTGACGGCCACGCAAGACGAAGCCTCCTCGATCGCGGAGCGCATCGCTCAGCTCGAAGCGTCCATGCTGCCCATACGGCGCGAGATCGACCGCTTAAAACACCTGGCCTCGCTGATCCCGGCCAACATCTACATCATGGACTTCAAGCAGCTCAACGCGGTCTACTCGAACCGAGAGTTGAGCGCCCTCTTCGACTACACCGCGGAAGAGCTCCGGCGCATGGGCACCGCGCTGGTGCCGACCCTGGTGCACCCCGATGATCTCACGCGCTATTCGGCCCACCTCGAGCGGCTGACGCAGATCGAGGACGGTGAGGTCCTCAAGCTCGACTACCGCATCCGTCTCCGGAGTGGCGAGTACCGCTGGCTCCGCACCTTCGAGCAGGTCTTCTCCCGCAACCCCGACCGCAGCGTGCACCAGATCCTCGGTGTCGGCATCGATCTCACCGAGGAACGACAGGCCGAGGTCGAACGCGCCTACCTCCGCGAAGAACTCCTCCACGCTCAGACCGCTGCGCTCCAGGAGATCGGCACTCCACTCGTTCCGATCACATCGGGTGTCATCGCCATGCCGCTCATCGGGAGCATCGACGAACAGCGCGCCGCTCGCATCCTCGACGTACTCCTCGACGGCATCGCCGAGCGCCGCGCCCGCATGGCCCTCCTCGACGTCACCGGCGCCAAGGACGTCGACGCCCGCCTCGCCGCCACCATCCTCAAGGTTGCGCGTGCCGCCTCTTTGCTCGGCGCCGAGGTCGTCGTCACCGGGATCCAGCCCGAGATGGCGCGCATCCTGGTGCAGGAGGGCGCCAACCTCGGCCAGCTCAAGGCCTGCGCGACGCTGCAAGAGGGCATCACCCTCGCCCTGAGCCGCGCCGCTGGCTGA